A stretch of Gambusia affinis linkage group LG10, SWU_Gaff_1.0, whole genome shotgun sequence DNA encodes these proteins:
- the LOC122838101 gene encoding zinc finger protein 286A-like, translating to MDGWMDVVFTKDLFTACPVSGGIVLTIWLSNSTAEEEEKRESAAPFSVPNNIMSGNIWVVPGDQFLIQPVSNSTHDHNLPNDLEMEKKHEEPDLLQITEMKEEPEYQRIKKEHVEFDNFNNMKSEVKQEADTFTVCASQSKPEQIKEELEELETVQVKQEEEELYSDQDEDQLLGNQETIREILIYHKKDHSKPDQVHSSHSPDAEDQTQGRRSLSPTSKGEEELSTEKEHEGIQKVPFCKICGKRFIQQRYLADHMIVHTGAKPFQCGTCGKCFTRKTTLNFHMRIHTGEKPYTCEVCSKSFSYSSGLVRHTRIHTGERPFLCQTCGKSFADGETAEIWFVTPDSTQVRNRSHVDFAKRAIQVEAA from the exons atggatggatggatggatgtagtTTTTACAAAAGATCTGTTTACAGCCTGTCCAGTAAGTGGCGGTATTGTACTTACAATTTGGTTGTCAAATTCTACAGccgaagaagaagaaaaaagggagTCGGCGGCTCCGTTCTCT GTCCCAAACAACATCATGTCTGGTAACATTTGGGTGGTTCCTGGTGATCAGTTCCTCATTCAACCAGTAAGCAACTCCACTCATGACCACAACTTACCAAATGATCTAGAGATGGAAAAGAAACACGAGGAACCAGATCTACTGCAGATTACAGAGATGAAGGAGGAACCAGAATATCAACGGATCAAAAAGGAACATGTTGAGTTTGACAACTTTAATAATATGAAATCTGAAGTCAAGCAGGAGGCCGACACCTTTACAGTATGTGCATCCCAGAGCAAACCTGAACAGATTAAAGAAGAACTGGAGGAACTAGAAACTGTTCAGGTtaaacaggaagaggaggaactcTATAGCGATCAGGATGAAGATCAACTTTTAGGGAATCAAGAAACCATTAGAGAGATTcttatttatcataaaaaagATCACAGCAAACCAGACCAGGTTCACTCTTCACACTCTCCTGATGCTGAAGACCAAACTCAGGGAAGAAGGTCTTTATCTCCAACAtcaaaaggagaagaagagctgAGTACTGAGAAAGAACATGAGGGAATCCAAAAGGTGcctttttgtaaaatatgtggaaaacgTTTCATTCAGCAGAGGTACTTGGCTGATCACATGATTGTTCACACGGGTGCAAAACCATTCCAGTGTGGGACTTGTGGAAAGTGTTTCACCAGAAAAACTACCTTGAATTTTCACATGAGAATCCACACCGGTGAGAAACCGTATACCTGTGAAGTCTGCAGTAAGTCCTTCAGCTACAGCAGTGGTTTGGTTCGTCACACGAGAATCCACACGGGCGAGAGGCCATTTTTGTGTCAGACCTGTGGGAAAAGTTTCGCCGATGGAG AAACAGCCGAGATCTGGTTCGTCACTCCAGACtccacacaggtgagaaaccgtTCTCATGTGGATTTTGCAAAAAGAGCTATCCAAGTAGAGGCAGCCTGA
- the LOC122838070 gene encoding gastrula zinc finger protein XlCGF57.1-like isoform X1 produces MSDQFLIQQERNTIYDHNLPNNVKMKEKPDPQQITEIKEEPEYQPIKEEQIELNVSHVKKSVVKQEADTFMVAAGWEEICQSTPEPQKMTATKEEPEQIIEELQEPEQIKEELQEPEQIKEELQEPEQIKEELQEPEQIKEELQELYINQEEDQLVVKQDSFSETPLYENEAEDQHEDRGNDGDQELDENREPMNQSDSVDCSKLKKLQKKTRSCKICGKHFIRKTSLNFHMRIHTEEKPHSCEVCSKSFIHSSHLVRHMRIHTGERPFSCKVCGKSYIDRSSLNAHIRTYLGEGCRLYNKSSTKNQDLVCHIRHHEARKPFSCPICGKSYTTKSSLKTHSLVHGGQKPFSCGLCDKSFTNKGDMVIHIRVHTGERPFPCASCNKSFISNRDLVRHVKLHKAERPFLCTTCGKSYTDNRNLKSHRRVHLQEKPYPCDLCAKSFVNRTDLIRHRRTHTGEKPFSCEWCGKLFTNKYTMLKHATTHTDKTPEALFPCNVCDASFTDSIQLDDHLRSHTGEQSFSCVTCGRKFSKPYSLTMHIRTHTGEKSYSCELCGKLFTAKYKLTAHICENKP; encoded by the coding sequence ATGTCTGATCAATTCTTAATCCAACAAGAAAGAAATACCATTTATGACCACAATTTACCAAACAATGTCAAGATGAAAGAGAAACCAGATCCACAGCAGATTACAGAGATTAAGGAGGAACCAGAATATCAACCGATCAAAGAAGAACAAATTGAGCTCAACGTCTCTCATGTCAAGAAATCTGTAGTGAAGCAGGAAGCTGACACCTTTATGGTGGCTGCTGGTTGGGAGGAAATATGCCAGAGCACACCTGAACCGCAGAAAATGACGGCGACAAAGGAGGAACCAGAACAGATTATAGAGGAATTACAGGAACCTGAACAGATTAAAGAGGAATTACAGGAACCTGAACAGATTAAAGAGGAACTGCAGGAACCAGAACAGATTAAAGAGGAATTACAGGAACCTGAACAGATTAAAGAGGAACTGCAAGAACTCTACATTAATCAGGAGGAAGATCAGCTTGTAGTGAAGCAGGATTCCTTCAGTGAAACTCCTCTCTATGAGAACGAAGCTGAAGACCAACATGAGGACAGAGGCAATGATGGCGACCAGGAATTGGATGAAAATCGAGAGCCGATGAATCAGAGCGACAGTGTTGACTGTTCTAAACTCAAAAAGCTCCAGAAAAAAACACGTTCTTGTAAaatttgtggaaaacatttcatcagGAAAACTTCCCTGAATTTTCACATGAGAATCCACACCGAAGAGAAACCGCATAGCTGTGAAGTCTGCAGTAAGTCTTTCATCCATAGCAGCCATTTGGTTCGTCACATGAGGATCCATACAGGTGAGAGACCGTTCTCATGTAAGGtctgtggaaaaagttacatTGACAGAAGTAGCTTAAACGCACACATCAGAACTTACCTGGGAGAGGGTTGTAGATTGTACAATAAATCTTCCACCAAGAATCAAGATCTGGTTTGTCACATTAGACACCATGAAGCCAGGAAGCCGTTCTCGTGTCCCATCTGTGGAAAAAGCTACACAACCAAAAGCAGCCTAAAAACACACAGCCTAGTCCACGGTGGCCAGAAGCCGTTCTCGTGTGGACTGTGCGATAAATCTTTTACAAACAAAGGAGATATGGTTATTCACATCAGAGTCCATACAGGTGAGCGGCCGTTCCCTTGTGCATCGTGCAATAAATCTTTTATAAGCAATAGAGATCTGGTTCGTCATGTCAAACTGCACAAAGCTGAGAGACCGTTCCTGTGTACTACCTGTGGAAAATCCTACACTGACAATCGCAACCTTAAATCACACAGAAGAGTTCACCTGCAGGAGAAGCCATATCCCTGTGACCTGTGTGCCAAATCCTTCGTAAACAGGACCGACTTAATCCGCCACCGGAGGACTCACACAGGCGAAAAACCATTTTCATGTGAATGGTGTGGGAAATTATTTACTAACAAATACACTATGTTAAAACATGCAACAACTCACACAGACAAGACACCTGAGGCGCTGTTTCCTTGTAATGTTTGTGATGCATCTTTTACTGACAGCATTCAGCTGGATGATCACCTGAGGAGCCACACAGGTGAGCAGAGCTTCTCATGCGTCACCTGTGGGAGGAAGTTCTCCAAACCATACAGTCTGACGATGCACATCCGGACTCATACAGGAGAAAAGTCGTATTCCTGTGAACTGTGTGGTAAA
- the LOC122838102 gene encoding gastrula zinc finger protein XlCGF8.2DB-like: MSVITWEVVGDHFLINQSSNSILDCNEGNAVEKLEEPEAQLIKEEEIEVCIIQEEERVDVKKETDACILTSTCEETFHGEPELQQMLGKKEEPEQIDKEPAEGSAFQEGDQPGVKQETDTVMVTPSCEPEPNNDIVIDRNFSCEVCGKSFTKSNYLTDHIRTHSGEKPFSCLTCGKGFTQKTNLIVHMRTHTGEKPHSCQLCGKSFRASGHLASHMRTHTGEKPFSCLVCGKGFTQQSNLTVHMRTHSGEKPYSCDVCGKAYSDKTYLNDHIRSHTGEKPYSCKVCGKSFSNRSPLTNHMRTHTGEKPYHCKTCGKAFSDCSNLAKHMRTHTGEKPYYCNVCGKASSDSSSMAKHMRTHTSGKLYT, from the coding sequence ATGTCTGTCATCACATGGGAGGTCGTTGGCGATCACTTTCTCATCAACCAATCAAGCAACTCCATTCTTGACTGTAACGAAGGCAATGCAgtggagaagctggaggagcCAGAAGCTCAACTAATTAAAGAAGAAGAGATTGAAGTCTGCATCATTCAGGAGGAAGAGCGGGTTGATGTGAAGAAGGAAACTGACGCATGTATTCTGACTTCCACCTGTGAGGAAACGTTTCACGGTGAGCCAGAACTCCAGCAGATGTTGGGGAAAAAGGAAGAACCAGAACAAATTGATAAGGAACCAGCTGAAGGCAGTGCCTTCCAGGAAGGTGACCAGCCAGGAGTGAAGCAAGAGACGGACACTGTCATGGTGACGCCTTCTtgtgaaccagaaccaaacaacgACATCGTAATAGACAGAAACTTTTCTTGTGAAGTTTGTGGTAAAAGCTTTACTAAATCTAACTACCTGACTGATCACATAAGAACCCACTCAGGTGAAAAACCCTTCTCATGTCTGACCTGTGGGAAAGGTTTCACTCAGAAAACTAACTTGATTGTACACATGAGAACCCACACTGGCGAAAAGCCCCATTCCTGTCAATTATGTGGGAAGTCTTTCAGAGCCAGCGGCCATTTGGCAAGccacatgagaactcacacgggggagaagcctttctcatgttTGGTCTGTGGGAAAGGCTTCACCCAGCAAAGTAACTTGACTGTTCACATGAGAACTCATTCTGGAGAAAAACCTTACTCCTGTGATGTTTGTGGGAAGGCCTACAGTGACAAAACATACTTAAATGATCACATAAGAAGTCACACAGGCGAGAAGCCTTATTCTTGTAAAGTGTGTGGTAAATCCTTCAGTAACCGGAGTCCTTTGACCAAccacatgagaactcacacaggtgagaagccgtATCACTGCAAAACCTGTGGGAAAGCTTTTAGCGACTGTAGCAATTTGGCTAAGCATATGAGAACCCATACAGGTGAAAAGCCCTACTACTGTAATGTTTGTGGTAAAGCTTCTagtgacagcagcagcatggcTAAGCATATGAGAACCCACACAAGTGGGAAGCTCTATACTTGA
- the LOC122838070 gene encoding zinc finger protein 32-like isoform X4 yields MSDQFLIQQERNTIYDHNLPNNVKMKEKPDPQQITEIKEEPEYQPIKEEQIELNVSHVKKSVVKQEADTFMVAAGWEEICQSTPEPQKMTATKEEPEQIIEELQEPEQIKEELQEPEQIKEELQEPEQIKEELQEPEQIKEELQELYINQEEDQLVVKQDSFSETPLYENEAEDQHEDRGNDGDQELDENREPMNQSDSVDCSKLKKLQKKTRSCKICGKHFIRKTSLNFHMRIHTEEKPHSCEVCSKSFIHSSHLVRHMRIHTGERPFSCKVCGKSYIDRSSLNAHIRTYLGEGCRLYNKSSTKNQDLVCHIRHHEARKPFSCPICGKSYTTKSSLKTHSLVHGGQKPFSCGLCDKSFTNKGDMVIHIRVHTAFSWMIT; encoded by the exons ATGTCTGATCAATTCTTAATCCAACAAGAAAGAAATACCATTTATGACCACAATTTACCAAACAATGTCAAGATGAAAGAGAAACCAGATCCACAGCAGATTACAGAGATTAAGGAGGAACCAGAATATCAACCGATCAAAGAAGAACAAATTGAGCTCAACGTCTCTCATGTCAAGAAATCTGTAGTGAAGCAGGAAGCTGACACCTTTATGGTGGCTGCTGGTTGGGAGGAAATATGCCAGAGCACACCTGAACCGCAGAAAATGACGGCGACAAAGGAGGAACCAGAACAGATTATAGAGGAATTACAGGAACCTGAACAGATTAAAGAGGAATTACAGGAACCTGAACAGATTAAAGAGGAACTGCAGGAACCAGAACAGATTAAAGAGGAATTACAGGAACCTGAACAGATTAAAGAGGAACTGCAAGAACTCTACATTAATCAGGAGGAAGATCAGCTTGTAGTGAAGCAGGATTCCTTCAGTGAAACTCCTCTCTATGAGAACGAAGCTGAAGACCAACATGAGGACAGAGGCAATGATGGCGACCAGGAATTGGATGAAAATCGAGAGCCGATGAATCAGAGCGACAGTGTTGACTGTTCTAAACTCAAAAAGCTCCAGAAAAAAACACGTTCTTGTAAaatttgtggaaaacatttcatcagGAAAACTTCCCTGAATTTTCACATGAGAATCCACACCGAAGAGAAACCGCATAGCTGTGAAGTCTGCAGTAAGTCTTTCATCCATAGCAGCCATTTGGTTCGTCACATGAGGATCCATACAGGTGAGAGACCGTTCTCATGTAAGGtctgtggaaaaagttacatTGACAGAAGTAGCTTAAACGCACACATCAGAACTTACCTGGGAGAGGGTTGTAGATTGTACAATAAATCTTCCACCAAGAATCAAGATCTGGTTTGTCACATTAGACACCATGAAGCCAGGAAGCCGTTCTCGTGTCCCATCTGTGGAAAAAGCTACACAACCAAAAGCAGCCTAAAAACACACAGCCTAGTCCACGGTGGCCAGAAGCCGTTCTCGTGTGGACTGTGCGATAAATCTTTTACAAACAAAGGAGATATGGTTATTCACATCAGAGTCCATACAG CATTCAGCTGGATGATCACCTGA
- the LOC122838094 gene encoding oocyte zinc finger protein XlCOF6.1-like, translating to MSTFTWEVVADRFLVHQEINSSSNAQKIKVEQEEPEPRPVKEEQVELCVSPEEELLVMKVETDSFTVTPAGDDMIKEERESVRVKEDEEQLAVKLETETVMVTPPSKPEPNQDLLLSASVYENESQLQRGSNQKNANEVKKLTSRKKKSFSCEICGDSFTQFRYLTVHLRTHKDGKPFQCATCGKGFTKQSNLTAHRTIHTGEKPFPCELCDKSFRTNGQWASHTRTHIGEKTFPCPTCGKCFTHKNTLNRHVQIHSSGKSLSCLTCGKLFARKTTLNVHERSHTGEKPYICKVCGSSFNYSWHLSNHEMIHTGEKPFSCVTCGKNFREKGSLKTHIRVHTGERPFVCRVCGKGFAQKYNLTVHMRTHTGEKPYSCKACGKCFSDNSHFRQHIRSRKDEKHLG from the coding sequence ATGTCCACTTTTACTTGGGAGGTTGTTGCTGATCGGTTTCTCGTTCACCAAGAGATAAACTCCAGTTCAAACGCTCAAAAAATTAAAGTGGAACAGGAGGAACCGGAACCTCGACCAGTCAAAGAAGAACAGGTTGAACTCTGCGTCTCCCCGGAGGAAGAGCTGCTTGTAATGAAGGTGGAGACGGACTCCTTCACAGTGACCCCTGCTGGTGACGACATGATAAAGGAGGAACGTGAGTCTGTAAGGGTTAAAGAGGACGAAGAGCAGCTTGCAGTGAAGCTGGAGACAGAGACTGTCATGGTGACTCCTCCTAgtaaaccagaaccaaaccaagACTTACTCCTCTCTGCAAGCGTTTATGAAAACGAGAGCCAACTTCAACGAGGAAGCAATCAGAAAAACGCAAATGAAGTGAAAAAACTGACGTCACGGAAGAAAAAGTCTTTCTCCTGTGAAATATGTGGTGACAGTTTCACTCAGTTTCGATACCTGACTGTTCACCTGAGGACTCACAAAGATGGAAAACCTTTCCAGTGTGCCACCTGCGGAAAAGGTTTCACCAAGCAGAGCAACTTGACTGCCCACAGGACAATTCATACAGGGGAGAAACCCTTTCCCTGTGAACTGTGCGATAAATCTTTCAGGACCAACGGTCAGTGGGCCAGCCACACCAGAACTCACATAGGGGAGAAGACCTTTCCATGCCCGacttgtggaaaatgttttacccATAAAAACACACTCAACAGGCACGTGCAGATTCACTCAAGTGGGAAATCTTTGTCATGTCTAACATGTGGAAAACTTTTTGCCAGAAAGACTACCTTGAATGTTCACGAGAGGAGTCACACAGGCGAGAAGCCATATATCTGTAAAGTCTGCGGCAGTTCTTTCAATTATAGCTGGCATTTGTCTAATCATGAAATGATTCACACAGGGGAGAAGCCGTTCTCATGCGTGACCTGTGGAAAGAATTTCAGGGAGAAAGGaagtttaaaaacacacatcagaGTTCATACGGGTGAAAGACCTTTTGTGTGTCGCGtttgtggaaaaggttttgctCAGAAGTATAATCTGACGGTTCACATGAGGACtcacacaggagagaagccGTATTCTTGCAAAGCATGTGGGAAATGTTTCAGTGACAACAGTCATTTCAGGCAACACATAAGGtctcgaaaagatgaaaaacatcttGGTTGA
- the LOC122838070 gene encoding gastrula zinc finger protein XlCGF57.1-like isoform X2 yields MSDQFLIQQERNTIYDHNLPNNVKMKEKPDPQQITEIKEEPEYQPIKEEQIELNVSHVKKSVVKQEADTFMVAAGWEEICQSTPEPQKMTATKEEPEQIIEELQEPEQIKEELQEPEQIKEELQEPEQIKEELQEPEQIKEELQELYINQEEDQLVVKQDSFSETPLYENEAEDQHEDRGNDGDQELDENREPMNQSDSVDCSKLKKLQKKTRSCKICGKHFIRKTSLNFHMRIHTEEKPHSCEVCSKSFIHSSHLVRHMRIHTGERPFSCKVCGKSYIDRSSLNAHIRTYLGEGCRLYNKSSTKNQDLVCHIRHHEARKPFSCPICGKSYTTKSSLKTHSLVHGGQKPFSCGLCDKSFTNKGDMVIHIRVHTGERPFPCASCNKSFISNRDLVRHVKLHKAERPFLCTTCGKSYTDNRNLKSHRRVHLQEKPYPCDLCAKSFVNRTDLIRHRRTHTGEKPFSCECIQLDDHLRSHTGEQSFSCVTCGRKFSKPYSLTMHIRTHTGEKSYSCELCGKLFTAKYKLTAHICENKP; encoded by the exons ATGTCTGATCAATTCTTAATCCAACAAGAAAGAAATACCATTTATGACCACAATTTACCAAACAATGTCAAGATGAAAGAGAAACCAGATCCACAGCAGATTACAGAGATTAAGGAGGAACCAGAATATCAACCGATCAAAGAAGAACAAATTGAGCTCAACGTCTCTCATGTCAAGAAATCTGTAGTGAAGCAGGAAGCTGACACCTTTATGGTGGCTGCTGGTTGGGAGGAAATATGCCAGAGCACACCTGAACCGCAGAAAATGACGGCGACAAAGGAGGAACCAGAACAGATTATAGAGGAATTACAGGAACCTGAACAGATTAAAGAGGAATTACAGGAACCTGAACAGATTAAAGAGGAACTGCAGGAACCAGAACAGATTAAAGAGGAATTACAGGAACCTGAACAGATTAAAGAGGAACTGCAAGAACTCTACATTAATCAGGAGGAAGATCAGCTTGTAGTGAAGCAGGATTCCTTCAGTGAAACTCCTCTCTATGAGAACGAAGCTGAAGACCAACATGAGGACAGAGGCAATGATGGCGACCAGGAATTGGATGAAAATCGAGAGCCGATGAATCAGAGCGACAGTGTTGACTGTTCTAAACTCAAAAAGCTCCAGAAAAAAACACGTTCTTGTAAaatttgtggaaaacatttcatcagGAAAACTTCCCTGAATTTTCACATGAGAATCCACACCGAAGAGAAACCGCATAGCTGTGAAGTCTGCAGTAAGTCTTTCATCCATAGCAGCCATTTGGTTCGTCACATGAGGATCCATACAGGTGAGAGACCGTTCTCATGTAAGGtctgtggaaaaagttacatTGACAGAAGTAGCTTAAACGCACACATCAGAACTTACCTGGGAGAGGGTTGTAGATTGTACAATAAATCTTCCACCAAGAATCAAGATCTGGTTTGTCACATTAGACACCATGAAGCCAGGAAGCCGTTCTCGTGTCCCATCTGTGGAAAAAGCTACACAACCAAAAGCAGCCTAAAAACACACAGCCTAGTCCACGGTGGCCAGAAGCCGTTCTCGTGTGGACTGTGCGATAAATCTTTTACAAACAAAGGAGATATGGTTATTCACATCAGAGTCCATACAGGTGAGCGGCCGTTCCCTTGTGCATCGTGCAATAAATCTTTTATAAGCAATAGAGATCTGGTTCGTCATGTCAAACTGCACAAAGCTGAGAGACCGTTCCTGTGTACTACCTGTGGAAAATCCTACACTGACAATCGCAACCTTAAATCACACAGAAGAGTTCACCTGCAGGAGAAGCCATATCCCTGTGACCTGTGTGCCAAATCCTTCGTAAACAGGACCGACTTAATCCGCCACCGGAGGACTCACACAGGCGAAAAACCATTTTCATGTGAATG CATTCAGCTGGATGATCACCTGAGGAGCCACACAGGTGAGCAGAGCTTCTCATGCGTCACCTGTGGGAGGAAGTTCTCCAAACCATACAGTCTGACGATGCACATCCGGACTCATACAGGAGAAAAGTCGTATTCCTGTGAACTGTGTGGTAAA
- the LOC122838074 gene encoding tripartite motif-containing protein 16-like, with protein MAQQAVHVYRETFSCSICLDLLKDPVTIPCGHSYCMNCIKSFWDENKEKKIYHCPQCRQTFTPRPVLQKSTMLAALVEQLKKTGLQPAPADHCYAGPEDVACDICTGRKLKALRSCLVCLVSYCRNHLQPHLDVRGLKKHNLVEPSKNLQEKICSKHDEVMKLFCRTDQKCICLICLMEEHKDHDTVSAAAERTERQRELEERRGNIQQRIQDREKDVKLLHQEVEAMNHSADKTVEDSEEIFTELIRLLQERSSDVKQQIRSQQETEVSRVKDVQEKLEQEITELKRKDAELEQLSHTEDHNQFLLHYPSLPALSESKGSSSINIRPIRHFEDVTAAVSELREKLQDVLRDSWTNISLMVTEVDDLLSGPEPTTRTGFLKYSREITLDPNTAHRNLLLSERRRKAQRMCQHQSYSQHPDRFTGCYQVLSRESLTGRCYWEVDWSGQQVYVGVAYKNIKKAGWGNECVFGHNVNSWVLSCSQSGFSFGHNNIWTLISGPVSSRVGVYLDHAAGLLSFYSVSETTTLIHRVQTRFTQPLHAGVYVCGSVKFFKPR; from the coding sequence ATGGCACAGCAGGCAGTTCATGTCTACAGAGAAACTTTCTCCTGTTCCATCTGTCTGGATCTACTGAAGGATCCGGTGACGATTCCCTGTGGACACAGTTACTGCATGAACTGTATTAAAAGCTTCTGGGATGAAAATAAGGAGAAGAAAATCTACCACTGCCCTCAGTGCAGACAGACCTTCACACCCAGGCCTGTCCTGCAGAAGAGCACCATGCTAGCAGCTttagtggagcagctgaagaagactggACTCCAACCAGCTCCTGCTGATCACTGCTatgctggacctgaagatgtggCCTGTGATATCTGCACTGGGAGGAAGCTGAAAGCCCTCAGGTCCTGTCTGGTCTGTTTGGTTTCCTACTGTAGGAATCACCTCCAACCTCACCTTGATGTCCGTGGACTGAAGAAACACAACCTGGTGGAACCGTCCAAGAACCTGCAGGAGAAAATCTGCTCTAAGCATGATGAGGTGATGAAGCTGTTCTGCCGCACTGATCAGAAGTGTATCTGTCTCATCTGTTTAATGGAGGAACATAAAGACCACGACACAgtgtcagctgcagcagaaaggactgagaggcagagagagctggaggagagacgaggaaacatccagcagagaatccaggacagagagaaagatgtgaagctgcttcaccaggaggtggaggccatgaatcactctgctgataaaacagtggaggacagtgaggagatcttcactgagctgatccgtctcctccaggaaagaagctctgatgtgaagcagcagatcagatcccagcaggaaactgaagtgagtcgagtcaaagatgttcaggagaagctggagcaggagatcactgagctgaagaggaaagacgctgagctggagcagctctcacacacagaggatcacaaccagtttctcctccactacccctcactgccagcactcagtgagtctaAAGGctcatccagcatcaacatccgtCCAATCagacactttgaggacgtgacagcagctgtgtcagagctcagagagaaactacaggacgtcctgagagactcatggacaaacatctcactgatggTCACTGAGGTGGATGATCTACTGTCAGGACCAGAACCAACAACCAGAACTggattcttaaaatattcacGTGAAATCACTCTGGATCCAAACACAGCACACAGAAATCTGTTATTatcagagaggaggaggaaggcacAAAGAATGTGTCAACATCAGTCTTACTCTCAACATCCAGACAGATTCACTGGATGTTATCAGGTCCTGAGCAGAGAGAGTCTGACTGGACGatgttactgggaggtggacTGGAGCGGCCAGCAAGTTTATGTAGGAGTCGCTTACAAGAATATCAAGAAAGCAGGATGGGGAAATGAATGTGTATTTGGACATAATGTCAATTCTTGGGTGTTGAGTTGTTCACAAAGTGGTTTTAGTTTTGGTCACAACAACATCTGGACCCTCAtctcaggtccagtttcctccagagtgGGAGTGTATCTGGACCACGCAGCAGGTCttctgtccttctacagcgTCTCTGAAACCACGACTCTgatccacagagtccagaccagatTCACTCAGCCGCTGCACGCTGGGGTTTATGTTTGTGGTTCTGTAAAGTTCTTTAAACCCAGATAG
- the LOC122838070 gene encoding zinc finger protein 32-like isoform X3: MSDQFLIQQERNTIYDHNLPNNVKMKEKPDPQQITEIKEEPEYQPIKEEQIELNVSHVKKSVVKQEADTFMVAAGWEEICQSTPEPQKMTATKEEPEQIIEELQEPEQIKEELQEPEQIKEELQEPEQIKEELQEPEQIKEELQELYINQEEDQLVVKQDSFSETPLYENEAEDQHEDRGNDGDQELDENREPMNQSDSVDCSKLKKLQKKTRSCKICGKHFIRKTSLNFHMRIHTEEKPHSCEVCSKSFIHSSHLVRHMRIHTGERPFSCKVCGKSYIDRSSLNAHIRTYLGEGCRLYNKSSTKNQDLVCHIRHHEARKPFSCPICGKSYTTKSSLKTHSLVHGGQKPFSCGLCDKSFTNKGDMVIHIRVHTEEFTCRRSHIPVTCVPNPS, encoded by the exons ATGTCTGATCAATTCTTAATCCAACAAGAAAGAAATACCATTTATGACCACAATTTACCAAACAATGTCAAGATGAAAGAGAAACCAGATCCACAGCAGATTACAGAGATTAAGGAGGAACCAGAATATCAACCGATCAAAGAAGAACAAATTGAGCTCAACGTCTCTCATGTCAAGAAATCTGTAGTGAAGCAGGAAGCTGACACCTTTATGGTGGCTGCTGGTTGGGAGGAAATATGCCAGAGCACACCTGAACCGCAGAAAATGACGGCGACAAAGGAGGAACCAGAACAGATTATAGAGGAATTACAGGAACCTGAACAGATTAAAGAGGAATTACAGGAACCTGAACAGATTAAAGAGGAACTGCAGGAACCAGAACAGATTAAAGAGGAATTACAGGAACCTGAACAGATTAAAGAGGAACTGCAAGAACTCTACATTAATCAGGAGGAAGATCAGCTTGTAGTGAAGCAGGATTCCTTCAGTGAAACTCCTCTCTATGAGAACGAAGCTGAAGACCAACATGAGGACAGAGGCAATGATGGCGACCAGGAATTGGATGAAAATCGAGAGCCGATGAATCAGAGCGACAGTGTTGACTGTTCTAAACTCAAAAAGCTCCAGAAAAAAACACGTTCTTGTAAaatttgtggaaaacatttcatcagGAAAACTTCCCTGAATTTTCACATGAGAATCCACACCGAAGAGAAACCGCATAGCTGTGAAGTCTGCAGTAAGTCTTTCATCCATAGCAGCCATTTGGTTCGTCACATGAGGATCCATACAGGTGAGAGACCGTTCTCATGTAAGGtctgtggaaaaagttacatTGACAGAAGTAGCTTAAACGCACACATCAGAACTTACCTGGGAGAGGGTTGTAGATTGTACAATAAATCTTCCACCAAGAATCAAGATCTGGTTTGTCACATTAGACACCATGAAGCCAGGAAGCCGTTCTCGTGTCCCATCTGTGGAAAAAGCTACACAACCAAAAGCAGCCTAAAAACACACAGCCTAGTCCACGGTGGCCAGAAGCCGTTCTCGTGTGGACTGTGCGATAAATCTTTTACAAACAAAGGAGATATGGTTATTCACATCAGAGTCCATACAG AAGAGTTCACCTGCAGGAGAAGCCATATCCCTGTGACCTGTGTGCCAAATCCTTCGTAA